A genome region from Euphorbia lathyris chromosome 4, ddEupLath1.1, whole genome shotgun sequence includes the following:
- the LOC136227636 gene encoding uncharacterized protein: MKSLNFASAPADSNSRSYLCTLFVAVSLISGAYFISGSFVGQEYKQRLTRWQVIQTMQSAESKNCEGHCRPSGSEALPQGIVRKTSDLTMRPLWSDSTGDNKPKPSMSLLALAVGIKQKEVVDQIVKKFPISEFVVMLFHYDGILDQWNDLPWSDHAIHVSAVNQTKWWFAKRFLHPDIVAEYDYIFLWDEDLGVESFNPRRYLSIVKDEGLEISQPALDPTKSAVYHPITARQSKSRVHRRMYKFKGSGRCYQNSTFPPCVGWVELMAPVFSREAWQCVWYMIQNDLIHAWGLDFQLGYCAKGDRTKNVGVVDSEYIVHLGLLTLGVFNGTEKQSESHTVDNRVEVRRQSSLEMQIFEERWKVAEKADKCWVDPFLQQLSNQTHN; encoded by the exons ATGAAGTCTCTCAATTTT GCTTCTGCACCAGCAGATTCTAACAGCAGATCATACCTTTGCACGCTCTTCGTTGCAGTTTCTTTGATTTCTGGTGCTTACTTTATTAGTGGCTCATTTGTTGGACAGGAATATAAACAA AGATTAACGAGATGGCAGGTAATTCAGACAATGCAGAGCGCAGAATCTAAAAACTGCGAG GGTCATTGCAGGCCTTCTGGAAGTGAGGCACTGCCACAAGGGATTGTTAGGAAAACATCAGACCTTACAATGCGGCCACTATGGAGTGATTCCACGGGAGAT AATAAGCCAAAGCCTAGCATGAGCTTGTTAGCACTTGCAGTTGGAATTAAGCAAAAAGAAGTCGTGGACCAAATTGTTAAGAAG TTCCCTATCAGTGAATTTGTTGTGATGCTTTTTCACTATGATGGTATTTTGGATCAATGGAATGATTTGCCGTGGAGTGATCATGCCATCCATGTATCTGCAGTGAATCAGACAAAATG GTGGTTTGCAAAACGATTTCTTCATCCAGACATTGTTGCTGAATATGATTACATATTTCTTTGGGatgaagaccttggagtagaaAGTTTCAATCCGAGAAG ATATCTATCTATTGTTAAGGATGAGGGACTTGAAATATCACAGCCAGCCCTTGATCCTACAAAGTCAGCAGTGTATCATCCAATTACTGCACGCCAATCAAAGTCTCGGGTTCACAG AAGGATGTATAAATTTAAAGGCAGTGGCAGGTGTTATCAAAACAGCACTTTTCCTCCTTGTGTCGG TTGGGTGGAACTAATGGCACCCGTCTTCTCAAGGGAAGCCTGGCAATGTGTATGGTATATGATTCAG AATGACTTGATCCATGCATGGGGTTTGGATTTTCAGCTTGGTTATTGTGCAAAG gGTGATCGAACGAAAAATGTTGGCGTGGTCGATTCAGAGTACATAGTTCATCTAGGTCTGTTAACTCTTGGTGTCTTCAATGGAACTGAA AAGCAGTCAGAATCTCATACAGTCGATAACAGAGTCGAG GTTAGAAGACAATCCTCTTTGGAAATGCAAATCTTCGAGGAGAGATGGAAAGTTGCTGAAAAGGCGGATAAATGTTGGGTCGATCCATTTCTTCAACAGTTATCAAATCAAACTCATAattga